From a region of the Methanolobus tindarius DSM 2278 genome:
- a CDS encoding DUF7287 family protein gives MDSKGQITIDYLIGITIFLFAVLFIFNYTSGIFTPFHSNSDEITLIADRTSTALVEKILSEGDETVPNLVNKAKVDTFFGELDTNYESTVDYLGLTGSYLRYDFNVTMENQTSVMNTAGKVIPSGVNVGQTRRIVLIKNDATGGTELAIISFRVW, from the coding sequence ATGGATAGTAAAGGACAGATAACCATCGATTACCTGATAGGAATTACCATATTCCTTTTCGCTGTCCTCTTTATATTCAATTACACTTCCGGAATATTTACTCCATTTCACTCAAATTCTGACGAAATTACATTGATAGCTGACCGGACATCCACTGCCCTTGTTGAAAAGATTCTCAGCGAAGGTGATGAAACAGTCCCGAACCTTGTTAACAAAGCAAAGGTTGACACCTTTTTTGGAGAACTTGATACCAATTACGAATCTACTGTCGATTATCTGGGTCTGACAGGTTCATACCTAAGATATGATTTCAATGTCACGATGGAAAACCAGACATCAGTAATGAATACAGCAGGTAAAGTAATTCCTTCTGGTGTCAATGTAGGCCAAACCAGACGGATAGTCCTCATAAAAAATGATGCCACCGGTGGAACCGAGCTGGCTATAATATCTTTCAGGGTGTGGTAA
- a CDS encoding AAA family ATPase, whose product MLKRLKVENIRSYKELDLSFKDGVTVVSGVNGSGKSSLLEACFTGLFGSKTLDKEFVLSDIITKGASKASILLEFKQNGHNYSIEQSFRNDPEKGRASNTKSVFKRDGEIIFDQATRTYEAVTSLLNMDEEAYRNCVYIRQGEIDVLINSKPKDRQKMIDDLLQLGKLEEYRERASSARVGVGRHQRDNERRIKEMHAEIQLIEDSDPSGRLATLRTRSLQIDEEITSLNEKRDQARSLIDEVAKKLSELSELSSKKEAVKQQIKELTDRKSLSFVSIDNLSKDIRSQKDALEIKKARISEIESKLSVDSKETDSLVAKMDEEERSVRDRLAEVKSKKAVAEKDILNMGQSIKDADKQLKALEDGMKDVQSRIESVHSETKNHKLNIAELENTRKEIVSTVSSLGFSLEKLENIDDVLDLVNDQQKRFHGQESELKVKISELKSRLEKSKKLLEAGKCPTCGQELKGSCVEQSTVEDDEALAKLESEFSELQVRQTETEARLEKIKSARSCKSDIDAVLRDISAEKEAIERDGKRVEEYVLRIKEDETRIKELMAGQQSLEKALEGTQALIQQIKQDEDSVQKEHSSVLEKLALLREMQKALAESEKINSEIVQMNDRIKGIQEMISLFEAQIGEKKESLEEIDKGIGEFNKNELEILSKKYNTAFENINSMIGKLKLEKDEVMKKAGMAENERKRLSDMKKSLTVFKNKGDFLRAVYSDAENLESMYMRIRAQLRSSNIQTLDTLINEIFTFMYSNNAYSHVTLDADYNLTVFEKDGTALEPKLLSGGERALFNLVLRCAIYRLLSLGNSTQVGEGLPPLIMDEPTVFLDRGHVHQLIKLVDMMRDIGVAQILIVSHDESLIDSADHVFAVEKDPITNNSAIFAR is encoded by the coding sequence ATGCTAAAACGCCTGAAAGTTGAAAACATCAGGAGCTACAAGGAGCTTGACCTTTCTTTCAAGGATGGGGTAACTGTAGTTTCAGGTGTAAACGGAAGTGGGAAATCCAGTCTTCTTGAGGCATGTTTCACGGGACTTTTCGGGAGCAAAACACTGGATAAGGAATTCGTTCTCTCCGATATCATCACAAAAGGTGCTTCAAAGGCATCAATACTGCTTGAATTCAAACAGAATGGTCATAACTATTCTATTGAACAGTCTTTCAGAAACGATCCTGAAAAGGGGCGTGCTTCCAATACAAAATCTGTCTTTAAAAGAGACGGAGAAATAATATTTGATCAGGCAACCCGGACCTATGAAGCTGTTACCTCACTTCTGAATATGGACGAAGAGGCGTACAGGAACTGTGTTTATATTCGGCAGGGTGAGATTGATGTGCTGATCAACTCCAAACCGAAAGACCGCCAGAAAATGATTGATGACCTGCTGCAACTTGGAAAGCTGGAAGAGTACAGGGAGAGAGCTTCAAGTGCAAGGGTTGGTGTAGGAAGGCACCAGAGGGACAATGAAAGGCGAATTAAGGAAATGCATGCGGAGATACAGCTAATTGAAGATTCAGATCCAAGCGGAAGGCTGGCAACCCTTAGAACAAGGTCTTTGCAGATTGATGAGGAAATCACATCCCTGAATGAGAAAAGGGATCAGGCGCGTAGCCTTATTGACGAAGTTGCAAAAAAGTTGTCCGAATTGAGTGAGCTTTCATCCAAAAAAGAAGCTGTTAAGCAGCAGATAAAGGAACTTACAGATCGTAAATCACTTTCTTTTGTTTCTATTGATAATCTATCAAAGGATATTCGTTCTCAAAAAGATGCTCTGGAGATTAAAAAAGCACGGATTTCTGAAATAGAATCAAAACTTTCTGTTGATTCTAAGGAGACGGATTCCCTTGTAGCTAAAATGGATGAGGAAGAGCGTTCTGTTCGTGACAGGCTGGCTGAAGTTAAGAGTAAGAAAGCGGTTGCCGAAAAAGATATTCTCAACATGGGTCAATCGATAAAAGATGCTGATAAACAGTTAAAGGCTCTTGAAGATGGGATGAAGGACGTACAGTCCAGAATAGAATCTGTTCACTCTGAAACTAAAAATCATAAACTTAATATCGCTGAACTTGAGAACACGCGTAAGGAAATAGTGTCTACAGTTTCTTCCCTGGGATTCAGCCTTGAGAAACTTGAAAATATTGATGATGTTCTTGATCTTGTAAATGATCAGCAGAAAAGGTTCCATGGTCAGGAATCTGAACTGAAGGTAAAGATTTCAGAATTGAAATCCCGTCTCGAAAAATCAAAAAAGCTTCTGGAAGCCGGGAAATGTCCAACTTGTGGTCAGGAGCTGAAAGGTTCCTGTGTGGAGCAGTCCACAGTTGAGGATGATGAGGCGCTGGCAAAGCTGGAATCTGAATTTTCGGAGTTGCAGGTCAGGCAGACTGAAACTGAAGCCCGGCTTGAGAAAATAAAGTCTGCAAGAAGCTGTAAGTCAGATATTGATGCTGTTCTGCGGGATATTAGTGCTGAGAAGGAAGCAATTGAACGTGACGGGAAACGAGTTGAGGAATACGTTCTTCGTATAAAGGAAGATGAGACCAGGATTAAGGAACTGATGGCAGGTCAGCAGTCTCTTGAGAAAGCCCTTGAAGGAACCCAGGCCTTAATTCAGCAGATAAAACAGGATGAGGATTCTGTGCAGAAAGAGCATTCTTCTGTGCTTGAAAAACTTGCTTTACTCAGGGAAATGCAGAAAGCACTTGCTGAATCTGAGAAGATAAACTCTGAGATTGTGCAGATGAATGACAGGATAAAAGGCATTCAGGAAATGATCTCTTTATTTGAAGCCCAGATTGGCGAAAAGAAAGAATCACTTGAGGAGATCGATAAGGGTATTGGTGAATTCAATAAGAATGAACTGGAAATCCTGAGTAAGAAATACAATACTGCATTTGAGAATATCAATTCCATGATAGGCAAGCTGAAGCTTGAAAAAGATGAGGTTATGAAGAAAGCCGGTATGGCTGAAAATGAACGTAAGAGACTTTCTGATATGAAAAAGAGTCTCACTGTGTTTAAGAATAAGGGTGATTTCCTGCGGGCTGTGTACTCAGATGCGGAAAACCTTGAGAGTATGTATATGCGTATCCGGGCTCAGCTGCGTTCAAGTAATATACAGACCCTTGATACTCTTATTAATGAGATTTTCACGTTCATGTATTCCAATAATGCGTATTCTCACGTTACGCTGGATGCTGATTACAACCTGACTGTTTTTGAGAAGGACGGAACCGCGCTTGAACCTAAACTTCTCAGTGGTGGCGAGAGAGCACTCTTTAATCTGGTGCTTCGTTGTGCTATCTATCGTTTACTGTCTCTTGGAAATTCAACGCAGGTAGGAGAGGGACTTCCTCCACTGATAATGGATGAACCGACGGTTTTCCTTGACCGTGGGCATGTACACCAGTTGATTAAGCTTGTTGATATGATGAGGGATATTGGAGTTGCCCAGATACTCATTGTCTCCCATGATGAATCGCTGATTGATTCTGCAGACCATGTATTTGCAGTTGAAAAAGACCCCATTACAAATAATTCTGCTATATTTGCCCGGTAA
- a CDS encoding DUF7266 family protein: MIRDFIEDENAVSISVGFILTFTISVLMIVMVLSSFYSLMNDAEQTVMHDEFEIHGNDIAVRIATIDTMVGSMTDSGASVEEIQYEFNMPSRIAGKPYSVELDNSSGDIVFISDKRERTQVKVPYFAENTVVSASTVESIKGNFVIAYDPETNIIIIY, from the coding sequence ATGATACGGGACTTCATTGAAGATGAGAATGCGGTATCCATTTCAGTTGGATTCATACTGACATTTACAATCAGTGTCCTGATGATAGTAATGGTGCTTAGTTCATTCTATTCCCTGATGAACGATGCTGAACAGACGGTCATGCATGACGAATTTGAAATACACGGGAATGATATCGCAGTTCGGATAGCAACCATTGACACCATGGTGGGATCCATGACCGATTCAGGAGCATCCGTTGAAGAAATACAATACGAATTTAACATGCCTTCAAGAATTGCAGGCAAACCGTATTCTGTAGAACTGGACAATTCTTCCGGAGACATTGTATTCATTTCTGATAAAAGAGAGCGAACACAGGTGAAAGTACCGTATTTCGCTGAAAATACTGTAGTATCCGCATCCACAGTGGAAAGCATAAAAGGCAATTTTGTGATTGCCTACGACCCTGAAACAAATATCATAATTATCTACTGA
- a CDS encoding DUF7288 family protein, with protein MHTLEAVMAALIMVGVIVFAVEATSLTPLTSSTANAHIEAQMQTMGQDMLNALSYAPYGHDSALKSDVMNWDGTEFVWNGTAYESRASTNITLTNSNLADMFAFITIPRGIAHNIHFTWINEEGVSIARPYIYNGDPSDNAVIVSKKVVLSDYEVGNVSSFAANTGIPDIDNSTAFYNIVNVKMTLWRM; from the coding sequence ATGCATACACTGGAAGCAGTTATGGCAGCACTCATTATGGTAGGAGTAATCGTATTTGCCGTGGAGGCAACTTCACTCACACCACTTACATCATCAACAGCAAACGCACATATTGAAGCCCAGATGCAGACAATGGGACAGGATATGCTGAATGCCCTTTCCTATGCTCCTTACGGACATGACTCGGCTTTGAAAAGTGATGTCATGAACTGGGACGGAACAGAATTTGTATGGAACGGAACAGCATACGAGTCCCGGGCATCGACTAACATAACCCTGACAAACAGTAATCTTGCTGATATGTTTGCTTTCATAACAATTCCACGTGGAATTGCACACAATATCCACTTCACATGGATAAATGAAGAAGGAGTATCTATTGCAAGACCTTACATATACAATGGCGACCCGTCGGACAATGCTGTAATTGTCTCAAAAAAGGTTGTACTTTCAGATTACGAAGTCGGAAATGTATCCTCATTTGCAGCTAACACAGGTATCCCTGACATTGATAACAGCACTGCATTTTACAATATAGTCAATGTGAAAATGACACTATGGAGAATGTGA
- the smc gene encoding chromosome segregation protein SMC, which translates to MHIKELEFINFKSFGKKVKIPFFDGFTTISGPNGSGKSNIIDGILFVLGLSSSRTLRAEKLTDLIYNGEGSKKPDFAQVTIRFDNTDREMPFDADEISITRKIRETDSGYYSYFYFNGKAVSLGDVHNYLAKARVTPEGYNVVMQGDVTRIINMTPGERRKIIDEIAGVAEFDSKRDRALSELEIVRERVERVDIIIEEVGQQLEKLKTERDQALKYQSLKEEKMKFEGFVLLAKLKDAKVELTSVADDILAKEEVLAKLEVDLEAKRVAVDKLEQELEEMTLNIQRMGEDEQIQIKKDIEGIRGEVSRCMDTIEISEKEMEDVESRRRKAFVDIDDIKGKLEELDSKISEEAMRKESILAEMSERKTERMLLQSKIADVDAKFAQTRDELSKLKSRLEEVKNEKNELMRQEDRLLDSQRRKSVEARDIESEIADAKSKAESSGSDTKSVEYDIDKLNEKIDALTKDMDDLEFTRSQLKVIVKEFEDELRKHENDYARIEVRVRAAEDHSRYSKAVDMVMNEKKHHGLPGIYGTIAELGSVDQKYSNALGIAAGGRMQAVVVENDEDASRAISFLKQRRGGRATFLPLNKMEGRRPYKDLSDREGVIGYAIDLIDFDNKFEAAFWYVFRDTLIVDTLTNARRLMGGLRMVTLEGEVIEKSGAMVGGSQQQKSGLSFAASEKDKLVKIAEKITELDSKRSNAIKKLDQVEGHVAQINREIHEHDKEISKKQMQLEEISGRGERLEQLIEAKSQELAEIEEARKQLREEMDSTLTKKQEQEELVVSLEKDIEVLEEKLEGSEVPELNRQAEQLDEEIRRLDGRVRDIDSTLNALNLDRDYASNKIEENRELIKSMDEKKSTHKQRVSELKNKIAELEELLKEKQQREMELADELKELQQERTRLHDEHLALKKEFDKFKARFDEGNRQMMALNATKEALDEQVNDLTEEIQRRGIEETEEVPNYETVRTRIASIERAMERLEPVNMRAIDEYDEVESRLDELVSRRDTLSSEREQILERIKQYEQLKKDTFMETYNGINEPFKEIFHELSDGIGELVLDNYEDPFAGGLTLKAQPKEKTLQRLEAMSGGEKSLTALSFVFAIQQYRPAPFYAFDEIDMFLDGANAGRVAQRVKKAVKNAQFIVVSLRKPMIEAAERTIGVAMQENNITSITGVKLR; encoded by the coding sequence GTGCACATCAAGGAACTTGAGTTTATAAACTTCAAATCCTTCGGAAAAAAGGTAAAAATACCTTTTTTTGATGGTTTCACTACCATATCCGGTCCAAATGGTAGTGGGAAATCTAACATAATAGACGGTATTCTCTTTGTGCTGGGTCTTTCAAGTTCCAGAACCCTGAGAGCTGAAAAACTAACTGACCTTATATACAACGGCGAAGGTTCCAAAAAACCAGATTTTGCCCAGGTTACCATTCGGTTTGACAATACTGACCGTGAGATGCCATTTGATGCAGATGAGATTTCCATCACAAGAAAGATCAGGGAAACTGATTCCGGATATTACAGTTATTTCTATTTTAACGGCAAGGCAGTAAGCCTCGGAGATGTTCATAATTACCTTGCCAAAGCCCGTGTAACTCCTGAAGGATACAATGTTGTGATGCAGGGAGACGTTACCCGTATCATCAATATGACTCCCGGTGAAAGACGTAAGATAATTGATGAGATTGCCGGAGTTGCTGAATTTGACAGTAAGAGGGACAGGGCACTCAGCGAACTTGAGATTGTTCGTGAAAGGGTTGAAAGAGTCGATATTATTATTGAAGAGGTTGGTCAGCAGCTTGAAAAGCTAAAGACTGAACGTGATCAGGCTCTTAAATACCAGTCTCTCAAAGAAGAGAAAATGAAATTTGAGGGTTTTGTCCTGCTGGCAAAACTGAAAGATGCCAAAGTAGAACTCACAAGTGTCGCAGATGATATTCTTGCAAAAGAGGAAGTTCTTGCCAAACTGGAAGTTGATTTAGAGGCAAAGAGAGTTGCTGTGGATAAACTTGAGCAGGAACTTGAGGAAATGACCCTGAACATCCAGAGAATGGGTGAGGATGAACAGATCCAGATCAAGAAGGATATTGAAGGAATCCGCGGTGAAGTTTCAAGGTGTATGGACACCATTGAGATTTCTGAAAAAGAGATGGAAGATGTTGAATCCAGAAGAAGAAAAGCCTTTGTGGATATCGATGATATAAAAGGTAAGCTTGAAGAACTGGATTCAAAAATATCAGAAGAGGCAATGCGTAAGGAAAGTATTCTTGCTGAGATGTCCGAGCGCAAAACAGAGCGCATGCTCCTGCAAAGCAAGATTGCTGATGTGGATGCTAAGTTTGCGCAGACCCGTGATGAGTTAAGCAAACTCAAATCCCGGCTTGAAGAAGTGAAAAATGAGAAAAACGAGCTCATGCGTCAGGAAGATCGTCTGCTTGATTCCCAGAGAAGAAAGTCTGTTGAGGCAAGGGATATTGAAAGTGAAATCGCAGATGCGAAGTCTAAAGCGGAATCTTCAGGCAGTGACACAAAATCCGTAGAATATGATATTGATAAACTCAATGAGAAGATCGATGCCCTGACAAAGGACATGGATGATCTTGAGTTCACACGTTCCCAGTTAAAGGTTATTGTTAAGGAATTTGAGGACGAGCTTCGAAAGCATGAGAATGATTATGCAAGAATCGAGGTTCGTGTCAGAGCTGCAGAGGACCACAGCAGGTATTCCAAAGCCGTAGACATGGTGATGAATGAGAAGAAACACCACGGTCTGCCGGGAATCTATGGTACTATTGCAGAACTTGGTAGTGTTGACCAGAAGTATTCCAATGCTCTGGGAATTGCAGCCGGCGGTCGTATGCAGGCAGTTGTGGTTGAAAATGATGAGGACGCATCAAGAGCTATCTCTTTCCTGAAACAAAGGCGTGGCGGCAGGGCAACTTTCCTTCCTTTGAACAAGATGGAAGGCCGCAGGCCTTACAAGGATCTTTCTGACAGGGAAGGTGTGATTGGCTATGCAATTGACCTGATTGATTTTGATAATAAATTCGAGGCAGCATTCTGGTACGTTTTCAGGGATACTCTGATTGTTGATACTCTTACCAACGCGCGCCGCCTGATGGGAGGACTCAGGATGGTCACTCTTGAAGGTGAAGTTATTGAAAAGAGTGGTGCGATGGTTGGAGGTTCCCAGCAGCAGAAATCCGGTCTTTCTTTTGCAGCATCTGAAAAAGATAAGCTTGTAAAGATAGCTGAAAAGATAACCGAACTTGATTCCAAGCGCAGTAATGCAATCAAGAAATTGGATCAGGTTGAAGGTCATGTGGCACAGATCAACCGTGAGATACATGAACATGATAAGGAAATCTCCAAGAAGCAGATGCAGCTTGAAGAGATCTCAGGCAGGGGCGAGCGTCTTGAACAGCTTATTGAGGCAAAGAGTCAGGAACTTGCAGAAATCGAGGAAGCCCGCAAACAGCTCAGGGAAGAAATGGATTCCACACTCACAAAGAAGCAGGAGCAGGAAGAACTTGTCGTTTCACTTGAAAAGGACATTGAGGTTCTGGAAGAGAAACTGGAAGGTTCCGAGGTTCCTGAACTTAACAGGCAGGCTGAGCAGCTTGATGAGGAAATCAGGCGTCTGGACGGTCGCGTAAGGGATATTGACTCCACTCTTAATGCTCTGAATCTTGATCGTGATTATGCATCTAATAAGATCGAAGAGAACAGGGAACTCATCAAATCCATGGATGAGAAGAAGAGCACTCACAAGCAGCGTGTTTCCGAACTAAAGAATAAGATAGCCGAACTTGAAGAGTTACTCAAAGAGAAACAGCAGCGTGAAATGGAACTTGCGGATGAGCTTAAGGAATTACAGCAGGAACGTACCCGCTTGCATGATGAACATCTTGCATTGAAGAAAGAATTTGATAAATTCAAGGCAAGGTTCGATGAAGGCAACAGACAGATGATGGCTCTTAACGCAACAAAGGAAGCCCTTGATGAGCAGGTAAACGATCTTACTGAGGAGATTCAGAGGCGTGGTATCGAGGAAACAGAAGAAGTTCCTAATTATGAGACCGTACGCACAAGGATAGCATCTATTGAAAGGGCAATGGAGCGCCTTGAACCTGTGAATATGCGTGCAATTGATGAATATGATGAAGTTGAATCAAGACTTGATGAGCTTGTTAGCAGGCGTGACACTCTCTCATCTGAAAGAGAGCAGATTCTTGAGCGTATAAAACAGTATGAACAGCTCAAAAAGGATACTTTCATGGAAACCTACAATGGTATTAATGAACCATTCAAGGAAATATTCCATGAGCTTTCCGATGGAATTGGAGAGCTTGTTCTTGATAATTATGAAGACCCATTTGCCGGTGGTCTTACACTTAAGGCACAGCCAAAGGAAAAGACACTGCAGCGTCTTGAAGCGATGTCAGGAGGAGAGAAGAGTCTGACTGCGCTTTCATTTGTTTTCGCTATTCAGCAGTACAGGCCGGCACCTTTCTATGCATTCGATGAAATTGACATGTTTCTTGACGGAGCAAATGCCGGAAGGGTTGCACAGCGCGTGAAAAAGGCAGTTAAAAATGCTCAGTTTATCGTTGTGTCCCTGAGAAAGCCAATGATTGAAGCCGCAGAGCGCACAATCGGTGTTGCAATGCAGGAAAATAACATTACAAGTATAACGGGAGTGAAATTACGTTGA
- a CDS encoding metallophosphoesterase family protein — MDEIRIIHTGDTHLGYRQYHSDVRRKDFLNAFSAVVDDAVAMGVDAVIHAGDLFDSRNPTLDDILDAMGLFSRLKNAGIPLLAIVGNHESKQNTQWLDLYSSLGLVTRLSNEAYRLGNVAIYGIDSVAKTKIPLFDYSIFDGKDTDALYNLLVMHQLVKPFSFGEWDINEVIDKIPFDIHAVLLGDNHKYEITKVDDTWVTYPGSTERNSTSEREPRSYNIVTIKDSGIEISKRIIPTREFLFIPVNVNEGPNAIEDVFNAIMEHDIHDKVVFVELSGDVKARLDFSEIEKFLLSRGALVPGIKDLRAGVDTLNDPTLKVVFSDPDDVIKEEIRKMNLTSGGLLLDDMIRDSQIAKTRMGDEAEQKLGELLEKIDFTNPVPVSVPVDEMFSENTGEQEPQSIDESLVSDSAKEKVSNNISQHAERKPEPEVSGSNSDSLPEENVGQNGNEPVNNYGNVLQPEKEDSILSKDKTELSEPEKQSSSEKKKDDDTPKPRQYNLGDYL, encoded by the coding sequence ATGGATGAAATAAGAATAATCCACACAGGGGATACACATCTTGGATACCGGCAATATCACAGTGATGTACGCCGGAAGGATTTTCTTAATGCTTTTTCTGCTGTGGTGGATGATGCCGTAGCTATGGGTGTGGATGCTGTAATACATGCAGGTGACCTTTTTGACTCACGCAATCCCACACTGGATGATATTCTTGATGCAATGGGACTTTTTTCGAGGCTTAAAAATGCCGGAATTCCATTGCTTGCGATAGTCGGAAACCACGAGAGTAAACAGAATACCCAATGGCTGGACCTTTACAGTAGTCTGGGACTTGTGACAAGACTCAGCAATGAGGCATACAGGCTGGGAAATGTGGCCATATACGGTATCGACAGTGTAGCCAAGACAAAAATACCTCTTTTTGATTATTCTATATTTGATGGTAAGGATACTGATGCACTTTATAATCTGCTTGTTATGCATCAGCTTGTAAAGCCATTCTCATTTGGTGAGTGGGACATAAATGAAGTAATTGATAAGATTCCTTTTGATATTCATGCGGTACTTCTTGGTGACAATCACAAGTATGAGATAACTAAGGTCGATGACACCTGGGTTACATATCCGGGAAGCACTGAAAGGAACAGCACATCCGAACGCGAACCCCGATCATATAATATCGTCACAATAAAGGACAGTGGCATTGAGATAAGTAAAAGGATTATTCCGACCCGTGAGTTCCTGTTCATTCCTGTAAATGTGAATGAAGGGCCAAATGCCATTGAAGATGTTTTTAATGCTATTATGGAACACGATATTCATGACAAGGTCGTGTTCGTTGAACTTTCAGGTGATGTGAAGGCCCGGCTTGATTTCAGCGAAATAGAGAAGTTCCTCCTGTCAAGAGGTGCTCTTGTTCCAGGTATAAAGGATCTGAGGGCAGGAGTTGACACTCTGAACGACCCAACATTAAAAGTTGTGTTCTCAGACCCCGATGATGTTATCAAGGAAGAAATCAGGAAAATGAATCTCACTTCAGGTGGTCTGCTTCTTGATGATATGATAAGGGATTCCCAGATAGCCAAGACCCGAATGGGAGATGAGGCGGAACAAAAACTTGGAGAGCTTCTGGAAAAAATCGATTTTACAAATCCTGTTCCGGTTTCGGTTCCAGTTGATGAGATGTTTTCTGAAAACACAGGTGAACAGGAACCACAATCAATTGATGAATCTTTAGTTTCCGATTCCGCAAAAGAAAAAGTTTCCAATAATATTTCTCAGCATGCGGAAAGGAAACCAGAACCTGAAGTTTCAGGTTCAAATTCTGATTCATTACCGGAAGAGAATGTGGGACAGAATGGAAATGAACCTGTAAATAATTATGGAAATGTGTTGCAGCCGGAAAAAGAGGATTCCATTTTGTCAAAAGATAAAACAGAATTATCAGAGCCTGAAAAGCAGTCTTCTTCTGAGAAAAAGAAAGACGATGACACTCCAAAACCACGACAGTATAATCTGGGTGATTACCTGTGA
- a CDS encoding segregation/condensation protein A: MNEIAEDVEMVQAVDIAQITDVSLPCTIDPEFVETLRGLGVDEALLEFPEDVLSEPVEILMNLAKDGAINPWDIDIVNVTDMFLERVEVMQMLDLRISGRTLLYAAILLRMKSTGIVQEEEEEDCFDMFADELDFYEVDEYPVPKLPIRRRATRPVTLQELIVELRKAEKVETRRKDRSVHRRLEEKAAVTTDDVLGIAHEEDILGRVKDMGEMLEKSFEDCDFVVLSDLMTDDRSENIMTYVSLLFLATEKKVWLAQKELFGELYVYPCDEACDIVTATEAV, translated from the coding sequence TTGAACGAAATAGCAGAAGATGTGGAAATGGTTCAGGCAGTCGACATTGCCCAGATAACTGATGTTTCGTTACCTTGTACCATTGACCCTGAATTCGTTGAGACTTTAAGAGGTCTTGGTGTTGATGAAGCCCTTCTGGAATTCCCGGAAGATGTCCTCAGTGAACCTGTTGAGATCCTCATGAATCTTGCAAAAGATGGTGCAATTAATCCATGGGATATTGATATTGTCAATGTTACTGATATGTTCCTTGAGCGAGTAGAGGTTATGCAGATGCTTGATCTGCGCATCTCCGGACGTACACTCCTTTATGCAGCAATCCTTTTACGTATGAAATCAACTGGAATTGTCCAGGAAGAAGAGGAAGAAGACTGCTTTGACATGTTTGCAGATGAGCTGGATTTCTATGAGGTTGATGAATATCCGGTTCCAAAATTACCAATCAGGCGCAGGGCTACCCGTCCTGTAACGCTTCAGGAACTTATTGTTGAACTTCGTAAGGCTGAGAAGGTAGAAACTCGCAGGAAAGACCGCAGTGTTCACCGCAGGCTTGAAGAAAAGGCCGCAGTAACCACAGATGATGTCCTTGGAATTGCACACGAAGAGGATATTCTGGGACGTGTAAAGGACATGGGTGAAATGCTTGAAAAATCGTTTGAAGATTGTGATTTTGTGGTCCTTTCAGATCTTATGACAGACGACAGGTCGGAGAATATAATGACTTATGTTTCATTGCTGTTCCTTGCTACCGAAAAGAAAGTATGGCTTGCCCAGAAGGAACTTTTCGGTGAATTGTATGTGTATCCATGTGATGAAGCATGTGATATTGTAACTGCAACAGAGGCTGTGTGA